Proteins encoded within one genomic window of Perognathus longimembris pacificus isolate PPM17 chromosome 28, ASM2315922v1, whole genome shotgun sequence:
- the C1galt1c1 gene encoding C1GALT1-specific chaperone 1, with protein sequence MREKMLSESSSFLKGVMLGSIFCALITMLGHVRIGHGNRMHHHEHHHLQAPNKEDILKISEDERMELSKSFRVYCIILVKPKDVSLWAAVKETWTKHCDKAEFFSSENVKVFESVNMETNDMWLMMRKAYKHAFDKYKDQYHWFFLARPTTFAIIENLKYFLLKKDPSQPFYLGHTIKSGDLEYVSVEGGIVLSIESMKRLASLLNIPEKCPEQGGMIWKISEDKQLAVCLKYAGVFAENAEDADGKDVFNTKSVGLFIKEAKTNHPNQVVEGCCSDMAVTFNGLTPNQMHVMMYGVYRLRAFGHVFNDALVFLPPNGSDND encoded by the exons atgcGG gaAAAAATGCTCTCTGAAAGCAGTTCATTTTTGAAGGGTGTGATGCTCGGAAGTATTTTCTGTGCCTTGATCACTATGCTAGGACATGTTAGGATTGGTCATGGAAATAGAATGCACCACCATGAGCATCATCATCTACAAGCTCCTAACAAAGAAGATATCTTGAAAATTTCCGAGGATGAACGTATGGAGCTCAGTAAGAGCTTTCGGGTATACTGTATCATCCTCGTAAAACCCAAAGATGTGAGTCTTTGGGCTGCAGTGAAGGAGACTTGGACCAAACACTGTGACAAAGCCGAATTCTTCAGTTCTGAAAATGTTAAAGTGTTTGAATCAGttaatatggaaacaaatgatatGTGGTTGATGATGAGGAAAGCTTACAAACATGCATTTGATAAGTACAAAGATCAATACCACTGGTTCTTCCTGGCACGTCCCACAACATTTGCTATTATTGAAAATCTgaagtattttttgttaaaaaaggATCCATCACAACCTTTCTATTTAGGCCATACTATAAAATCTGGAGACCTTGAATATGTGAGTGTGGAAGGAGGAATTGTCTTAAGTATAGAATCAATGAAAAGACTTGCTAGCCTTCTCAATATTCCTGAAAAGTGTCCTGAGCAGGGAGGAATGATTTGGAAGATATCTGAAGATAAGCAGCTAGCAGTCTGCCTGAAATATGCTGGAGTGTTTGCAGAAAATGCAGAAGATGCTGATGGAAAAGATGTATTTAATACTAAATCTGTTGGGCTTTTTATTAAAGAGGCAAAGACGAATCACCCAAACCAGGTAGTAGAAGGATGTTGTTCAGATATGGCTGTTACTTTTAATGGACTAACTCCTAATCAGATGCATGTGATGATGTATGGGGTATACCGACTTAGGGCATTTGGACATGTTTTCAATGATGCATTGGTTTTCTTACCTCCTAATGGTTCTGATAATGACTGA